A region of the Lycium barbarum isolate Lr01 chromosome 1, ASM1917538v2, whole genome shotgun sequence genome:
GGGCTGTTTAGGAGCCACATTTGTGGACCTCTAGAAGTGCTTAACACCTTCGTTTGATTTTTGACTGTTTTAGCATAGGCAATCTAATACCAGAAAGTTGTTTGTGTAGGGTGTGGAAGCTTTCTTCAACAATGGATCCTAATATGATTCGTCCGCGGAAATGCAAGCCTtgtccaccaccaccaccaccacctccaTCACCTAAAAGAGAGGCACCGCCCCCGCCGCCACCACCACACGGTGAAAACGTTGCACAAGCATGTCAATGTGATTGTTGTAATTTCCGCGGACATCCATCCCCATTTTCGCCATTagcaccaccaccaccactaccaTCATTGGGGCCATGTCATCCGCCATCGCACGTCAGAAACTACTGGAATGATGACTTGGACCGATTCTCGAGAATGCGGAGAGTGGAGAGCCTTGAGATGGGCTATAGGATGAATTTGCGTGACCCTTTCAATGACTTTCCTGAGGATCATACTCCACGTCATTGCATGGCAGGACACCAACGTCATAGACCACCACCGATGCTAATGGGGCACCACCACGGACAACCGCCACT
Encoded here:
- the LOC132626608 gene encoding uncharacterized protein LOC132626608, with product MDPNMIRPRKCKPCPPPPPPPPSPKREAPPPPPPPHGENVAQACQCDCCNFRGHPSPFSPLAPPPPLPSLGPCHPPSHVRNYWNDDLDRFSRMRRVESLEMGYRMNLRDPFNDFPEDHTPRHCMAGHQRHRPPPMLMGHHHGQPPLMLGHHRGQTPLLLGHHREPPTSYCPPQGDYAYQHGYSGYENPNGCTSM